A segment of the Corylus avellana chromosome ca2, CavTom2PMs-1.0 genome:
attttgtAAATACAATGTCACTCTTTTGATAGTCTCATTTACTTAACATTGATTCATTCATTATGATCCTTAGAGCAGTAGCGAAGCCAAGATTTTGGCTAAGatgggttaaaattaaaaaatggaactaaacaaaaatagattaaaatattaaagaatattattaatgaaataaataaacaatttaacaaaatttaattattgtctaaaacatataaatctaatttacaatttattttgtcacgCCTAGcattaactacaattatatatttcttacaattaaaatatataacaaaaattatatataatcataaacaattaatttaaaagagcaatctaaatataaaagctTAATCAATGTAAAAGTTTGATTACATACTTGAAACTTTTTAAGAAagataaattatcaaaaaatcaTTAACTTTTTACTCTGTTTTGGGCAATCTTTTCACTATACATCTCTCTtgctttaaataaataaataaataaaaagttgacCAATAGATTTgaattattgaataaaaacatTTGGCTAACTCGAAGAACTACTATAATAAGAATGACAATAAGATAGAATCGTTGAATTTATTTCAAAGTTAAGTTTTGCAAATCACAAAcgggttttaaaatttaattatatatgttgatgcacagtttccAAATGATGACGTGGAAGATCTGCCGAGCTTAAGTAGGTCCAACGCCCGAACAATCTGACTGcgcaacaaagaagaaaaaaggatcgaagtgaccgggggtgaACCGGCGTGggcactccgatgcctaagtcagaatgggaaaAGATACTAACAACAACTACAGAGCTCAGAttatgagagttgtgattacctttaCTTTAatcatatgacttgtatttataggccttggagaaaatttgattttccaCTTATcaaggaatcttatcccttgatattggctgaacaaacatttgaatggaAAGATTATGTTTGTTAGTTCTTCCACGATTTAAGCGACTTGAAATCAGAGGATCAACTTCGTAATCTTTTAAGATATTAGAGTTATTCCCTTTACTGAGACTTATATGTCCTGAGTTATTCTTGGACTTTATGGTCTCGTCTAAGGGTTGCCTCGGATTCGTGGTCTTGGATAACATGAGGaggtctcgtctcggatcacttgagTAGGTCTCGGATTTGGGCCTCTTGAGTAGGTCCAAGGATTGCTCAATAGATGGTAGGCTAGTTCACGACCCAACAATATACTACGTAACTTAGTTTGGTTGATGACGTCAATCAACACATAAAAAAGGTACTTTTAAGTCTACAAGGGGTAGCTCATAGACTACACTttatgaaacggaggtcactagttcgaatctctcatcTTTATTCTCTTGCgtgaacatatcaaaaaataaaaataaaaaataaaataaaacttaaaaataaaataaaacataaataaaaagtaacaaaacacttttcttttctttttttccctctcaTTTATGTCCATTTAACGAAAAGGCCGGTACAAAACGCTCGTTTAGGCCTTTTTGTCAATTTGAAAATCGCGAGGTTTGCAACATGCAAGACTAAGGGCTTGTTTGTTAAACCTTACACCATCCCCCCACATTCTCCCATattccaccacactattcacttcattttttccaaaaaaaaaatattcttacttttatattaaatcattcactttttatatcacattatttactttttattattattcaaataaaaaaatcactataaaacaaaatttttcacttttcaatatcaccttttcatttttctataccaatcattattttctttttttattttttttttacatctaaACAGTGTGGTTGTGTTTGGTGTTGTTTGCCAAAACACCACCTAACACAGTCAACAAAAGTTTTGGTCAGCTCAATCTTTCATTATTTAAATGGTACGTTTTGTCATTTATCTATCAACATAACACAGTGTTTGGTTTCATgtctattttcttctttctttaaatCTCAATTCTCTTACTTTCGGAAAAGTTTTGCCGGTGTAAATGTGTAATGCAGATGTCACCTACTCGATGAGTGGCTGAGGATGGGCAACCAAAATATCCAGAGAATTTCAACCGAAAATAAGGAAAGGGGGCAAATTCACCCTCTCGAACCCCACCCCACTTGCCATGGAGGGTGGATTTTGATTGAATTATTTGGTGGGGAAAATGGGGTCTTTTTCACTTTacagttttgtttttattccttcacatttttcttgctctttcatacattttttttctaaaaggcATACAAGTGGAAATCATCTCTCCCCTTGAAAGTATTTAATATATAGAGACAGCCCACAGCCATTtggaaatcaaaaaaaaaataataataattgtttatCTTTGTTCCTGTAAtttgattataaatttataatctcACTATAATTAATTTCATCACAAATCCTTGAATAGCTTCCGGACTTGTTCTAGTGTGACAAAGAGCACCACAGTGAATGGACCCTGCCTTGAGATCGTAGGGATGAAACCCTTATACAAAGCCATCAATCCCTCCGCCTTCACAGTCTTCACCGCGCAATCCAACGCACCGGAGTAAGGTGGCGCCGGCGCCCCCGCCTCCATCTTCATGCTCATCACCCTTGTCTTTATCACGTCGATCGGGTTCGACGCCACCGCCGCCACAAACCCGGCTGCAAAGCTTGCCGCCACGTGGGTTCCAATCCCGTCGCCCAACACGCCCCTCTCCAAGATCATCTCCTTCGCCTGATCGTACGACGCCAGCTGCGATGCCGTCACAATCATCGCCCGGTTCACCGTAAGCGCCGAGCCGCGCCACAGGCTGCCAATTCCCTCCTGCTTTGACATTCGAGCGATTGCGTCAATCACGCTCTTGTAGTTCCGGCGCTGGTCCTTGGGGAGGCGTCCGTCGGCCTGCATGCGGACCATCGCCACGTCAGCAGGGTTGCCTACGGCGGCACCTACACCGCCGGCAATAAGCCCAGCGGAGATCTTGCGGGTGAGGGGCAAATTATTACCCGACTCCGAACCCGAATTATGACTCCATTTTCGCTTGAGAATGTCGTAGAGCCCCATGCGGGTGGTGGAGTAGAGCGTTTGGCGGAGGACGGTGGCGGAGACTCCGGAAAAGAGAGCGGCCATGCCTTCGGCCTGGACGATTCTTGCGCCTATGGAGATGGGTCCAACGcggggtggtggtggtggagcaACGTGTAGAGACATGTTATATCCGGTGGAGCTTCCAGCGAGCGCAGGGCGATAGGCGGGATTTGAGAGGTGGGGTTCGCCGTGAAGCTGCATGCGGACCTTGATAAGGTCGAGAGGGTGAGTGGAAGCGCCGGCGACTATGGAAGCAATGCCGCCTTCGACGAAGCCTTTCAAACCCATGtcttagaagaagaagaagaagaaatggcaATGGGGTTTGGAGGAGTGTGGTGAGAATGGCGAGCATATTTAAAGGAAGAAATTGAAGTGGAAGAGGAATAATGAAAGAAGTTTCCTCTGCATGTTTACTCGGTCCTCTCACTCACCAGCGTATCTGGTTATTTGCGCAGGTGGTGTTGTGTGACCAGTCTTTGGTCGTTGGGTTTGACTCAAATAATTTCCAAATTAAGGACTATCTTTCATAACGGCGGACAAACTCAggaattttccttttgacccACTCTTTCTTTGCTCTAAAAGttatatattgtatttttttaatactaaataagtttatgttatttttttcatacaattaagttgcatatatatatatatatatatagcaatactTTTCTACATTCATTCAGCTTATGCCACGTTCATATGAACATTACTCTTATTTAATATCACATGCTTCTtagttacctttttttaaaaaaaatatgttattttctCGTATGTTAAGAGTTAAGAGACAAATATATAAGTTCTAGAGATTGAATGGAAAAATAAATCACGAGTTGAATAATGCTGCGGTTGAAATTAGagctcaaattcaatgatggagTACTTTGTGGTCCCTACTTACATTGGGAAGACTGGGTCTAATTGACAATTGTAGAACAAGCTCAACCTCAACTCTCTTCCTCTTATCTTAAGTCCTCCCCCCAGAATCTTGGGCCCTAATATCCGGTcaacatttcaaaattttaaaaattaaaaattaagaaaaaattaaaagtccaccaaaaataatgattaggTGTAATGAAAAGAATAGTGCTACAAGTGCCTCTTGTGTCATTTTTGTGTTCCTCTAAAAATGATATGGCTAGGGGTGTTCAAGCGAGTCGGTTATAACTGACTCGCCAACCCGTAATTGCTTATAACCGCTAACTGATTTTGTAGTCGGTtattaaaaattgctaaccgACTAAGGCGGTTGCAGTTAGCGGTAGGAAAATGTGGTTATAACCGATAACcacctttatttatatataataatatatatatatatatatatatatatatatataaactactaaataaaacatccaaaaccactgctttgcttccatttggtttgtattttgtaatatgTATCCAGATTTtggatttgtctttttaattttctcatttgtatttggattaatggatttagGGTATGTTTTTTTAGCCATGTTTTTGGGCTAGAATTTATTTGACCAAGAAAGCTATCTTTTTTAGAACATCTTcgccttaaacccttaaaataagacTAAAAATAGCAAATTAAAGGTCCAAAACACTTTAAAAGCCTAaaagctcatttaaaaaaaaagctttaaccGCAcggttattggattgaataaccgctaaccgctagttATAAAATAACTGATAACCGCCCAAGGCGGTTGAGTTACCGGTTATAGCTAATAACCGACGGTTATAACCGTTTGAACACCCCTAGATAtgtctcttaaaattaccattggacttgtaattgatcatattttgaattttgatcaaatagtaattttaagagtcacatcattcttgaagagACACAATAGTAACACAAGAATGACTTCTATAATTACTTGTAATCAAAACCTAATATAAATTCACATATGGCCACAAATGTTTGGGGACCCATATCTTTAAAATAGAGAAGAGTCGGTCCCTTCTTCTACAAgggtaaaataattattttacattttttttttaaccattctacttttgaaaaatagagattCCGCTCTTTTCCATTTCCTTTTCCCAAATGTTTCTGCTTTTCCCTGTTCAGAAACTTAATTATAGCAACTAACATCCAATTAGAATATCCAACGTGCCCGCCCAATATAAGATACTTAAGTGGTGTTAActgattaaataataaatttatttaaaataaataaacaatattaaagaCTTAATcgataaaatttgaaattcaggaattaaaaaagaaaagtacacACCTTTTTCAAATTACTATTctaaaatattgttaatattccTCCGACTATTAATTATGTTAACGTCTTCCTAAAACTATtcaaaaatgttaatttaataaaatatcctttataatttttttaaaaaaaatcctaaaataaataaataaataaaaaattaaaaagattttttttaataaatttgtttggttttttctgtttagttttaattttttttttcaaatttataaaaatatttttaccttATTGAAAATTTGTTAGGGTCATTTTTTTTGCTAGCCTTGGagaaattgacaatttttttagagaaaattacactttacctcccaaagtttggggccatttttaattcgacctctaatatttcaatttttacaatctaCTCCCTCAAACTTGCCAAACTTTTGCAATTCAGCCATTCCATCAATCAAaaccgctttgactgacggaacaatGATCACGTGCAACACACATGATCACTTATGACTTTTTTATCcctaaaatgcccccatcccttCCAAACATGCACGGTTGGACATTTCAAGTTAAATGTCCACACCATGGCACCCCAGATGACCACACCATGGCAGCCCTAGATGAGCAAACGATGCTAACCCCAGATGAGCACATGAAGGCAACCCAAGATGAGCAGACGAAGGCAACCCCAGGTGAGCAAATGATGGCGCCCAAAGATGAGCAAATGATGGTACCCCAAAATGAGCACACAATGAAAATCACAAATGACCATGCATTGGTAATCTCAAATGACGACATGATGGCAATCTCCATTGACCACACGATGGCAATCTCAGATGAGCACCCGATGGCAACCTCATATGAGCATACAATTGCAACCCCAGATGAAAACAAGATGATAACAACTCCAGAAGTGAACAATGAGCTGCCAAATTCAGAGACACAGCCTAACAAGCGAAAGAAGAAGTCCATTGTATGGGAGCACTTCACCATAGAAACTGTTAGTGCCGGATGTAGACAGACATGCTGAAAGCAATGCAAGCAAAAGTTTTGCATATAGTACTGGTTCTAAAGTTGCTGGTACCAGCCATTTGGAACGATACATTGCCAAGGGGACATGTCCAACACTTTTACATAACCAAGGGCAGAATACCCCGTACACCCCGCAGTCAAGGATGGCAAGAATTGACACTGCCAGTGATCCACCAAAACGACGGTGGTGGTTTGGaagggatgggggcattttaggGATAGAAAGGCATAAGTGATCACATGTgttgcacgtgatcactgttctaTCAATCAAAACAGCTTTGATTGTAGAaatagtcaaattgcaaaagtTTGATAAGTTTTGGgggatggattgcaaaaattaaaacattataaatcaaattgaaaatggtCCCAAGCTTTGAGGGGGAGGGAggaggggggtaaagtgtaatttttttttaaaaaatagattatGAGAGATTGGTCGTCTCATTCACTCCACCACAGCGCTAACTTCATTGCACC
Coding sequences within it:
- the LOC132169040 gene encoding mitochondrial uncoupling protein 5-like, which gives rise to MGLKGFVEGGIASIVAGASTHPLDLIKVRMQLHGEPHLSNPAYRPALAGSSTGYNMSLHVAPPPPPRVGPISIGARIVQAEGMAALFSGVSATVLRQTLYSTTRMGLYDILKRKWSHNSGSESGNNLPLTRKISAGLIAGGVGAAVGNPADVAMVRMQADGRLPKDQRRNYKSVIDAIARMSKQEGIGSLWRGSALTVNRAMIVTASQLASYDQAKEMILERGVLGDGIGTHVAASFAAGFVAAVASNPIDVIKTRVMSMKMEAGAPAPPYSGALDCAVKTVKAEGLMALYKGFIPTISRQGPFTVVLFVTLEQVRKLFKDL